Proteins co-encoded in one Caldisalinibacter kiritimatiensis genomic window:
- a CDS encoding alpha/beta hydrolase encodes MDDFALKDEYFLEGNSIGCLLIHGFTSTPAELRELGEILYECGCTVYGIKLKGHGTTVEDLENCTYKDWIDSAVDGYYYLKEKCEQVYVIGHSMGALLAMYIAENYPVDKLGLLSPPLVTKSKVAKLAFIAKFFMKYFEWGERERTEEESKYLLGYNKFPVKSVHELNKLTKVVRKELPKINCPVIIVHSLKDETVDIKSVELLYNNVSSKQKAKVFLKESGHNITVEKEKQKVFDALLNFFTSITAKEF; translated from the coding sequence GTGGATGACTTTGCTTTAAAAGACGAATACTTTTTGGAAGGTAATAGCATTGGTTGCTTATTAATCCATGGTTTCACTAGTACGCCTGCTGAACTTCGAGAACTCGGTGAAATTTTGTATGAATGTGGGTGTACTGTTTATGGAATAAAGTTAAAGGGACACGGAACCACTGTAGAAGATTTAGAAAATTGTACATACAAAGATTGGATAGACTCAGCTGTAGATGGTTATTATTATCTAAAGGAAAAATGTGAACAAGTTTATGTAATTGGACATTCAATGGGAGCTCTACTAGCAATGTATATTGCTGAAAATTATCCTGTTGATAAGCTAGGTCTTCTTTCTCCACCGTTAGTTACTAAAAGTAAAGTAGCAAAATTAGCTTTTATAGCTAAATTCTTTATGAAATATTTTGAGTGGGGAGAAAGGGAACGTACAGAAGAAGAGTCAAAATACCTTTTAGGTTATAATAAATTTCCTGTAAAATCTGTCCATGAATTAAATAAACTAACAAAAGTTGTTAGAAAAGAATTACCAAAAATAAATTGTCCAGTAATTATAGTGCATTCCCTTAAAGATGAAACTGTTGATATTAAAAGTGTTGAGCTATTGTATAATAATGTAAGCTCTAAACAAAAAGCAAAAGTTTTTTTAAAAGAAAGTGGTCATAACATCACTGTTGAAAAGGAAAAACAAAAAGTTTTTGATGCACTTTTAAATTTTTTCACAAGTATCACTGCTAAAGAATTTTAA
- a CDS encoding HAD family hydrolase: protein MSSLIFFDINGTIIKRDKRTDIPYQKAIDNLLNVENGMNGVDTSARSDKDVFIEVLDKHGQAFSEEKWNVFLELYKNQLEAFKETDVWRENADAVSMIKKLSNTNHKLSLITGELSIGARYKLEKLNVWHYFPTGGFGEDGLRRFDIAEAALKKAKSIYGNDFDDIYVIGDTILDIMTARHLGAKIISITTGSNTREELEAKEPDYIIDCFKEIEYLFL from the coding sequence ATGAGTTCACTGATATTTTTTGATATAAACGGAACTATTATAAAAAGAGATAAAAGAACTGATATACCTTATCAAAAGGCTATCGATAATTTACTAAATGTCGAAAATGGCATGAATGGTGTAGACACCTCTGCAAGATCTGATAAAGATGTCTTTATAGAAGTTTTAGATAAACATGGACAAGCCTTTTCTGAAGAAAAATGGAACGTTTTTTTAGAATTATATAAAAATCAATTAGAAGCATTTAAAGAAACCGATGTATGGCGTGAAAATGCAGATGCAGTAAGTATGATAAAAAAGCTATCTAATACTAATCACAAGCTTTCATTAATTACTGGAGAACTTAGTATCGGTGCTCGTTATAAATTAGAAAAGTTAAATGTATGGCATTATTTCCCTACTGGTGGTTTTGGTGAAGATGGTCTTAGAAGATTTGATATAGCAGAAGCAGCTCTAAAGAAAGCAAAAAGTATTTATGGTAATGATTTTGATGATATATATGTTATAGGTGATACAATTTTGGATATAATGACTGCCCGTCATCTAGGAGCTAAAATTATTTCTATAACTACTGGCTCTAACACCAGAGAAGAATTAGAAGCTAAAGAACCTGATTATATAATTGACTGTTTTAAAGAAATTGAATACTTATTTTTATAG